A single region of the Deltaproteobacteria bacterium genome encodes:
- a CDS encoding carotenoid 1,2-hydratase, with protein MRFAVWLWLIGFCVAVPCRVFPTASGFERALPGRSFSFPRDHGSHPRFQTEWWYYTGHLRSQGGKTFGYQLTFFRRALRPGRPSGESRWAIDSVYFAHFALTDEKAKDFMFRERISRGALGQAGAATGRLHVWIGDWSLRAEGAAHLLEAGSPTMGIRLRLVPTKPPVVNGINGVSRKAEGEGNASYYYSMTRMNTQGDLVLNGKDMKVTGVSWMDHEFGSNQLQEYQVGWDWFSLQLENNTELMLYLIRDRSGKPDPYSSGTLTFPDGSSHHLSLEEFDVRALETWKSRKTGARYPSGWRIRVPLWKIDLTVRPTVPHQELDPRQSTRIPYWEGSVHVRGRYGKSPVSGVGYVELTGYARPMNRI; from the coding sequence ATGAGATTTGCCGTGTGGCTCTGGCTGATAGGATTCTGTGTCGCGGTGCCGTGCCGCGTCTTTCCAACGGCCTCCGGATTCGAACGAGCCCTTCCGGGAAGGTCTTTCTCCTTTCCACGGGATCACGGGTCCCATCCACGATTTCAAACCGAGTGGTGGTACTACACAGGTCACCTCAGGTCTCAAGGGGGGAAAACCTTCGGTTATCAACTCACCTTCTTCAGGAGGGCCTTACGGCCGGGCCGGCCGTCAGGAGAGTCGAGATGGGCCATCGATTCGGTCTATTTTGCCCACTTCGCTTTGACCGATGAAAAGGCAAAGGACTTCATGTTCCGCGAAAGAATCAGCCGGGGAGCCCTCGGTCAGGCAGGAGCCGCAACCGGCAGACTCCACGTCTGGATAGGGGATTGGTCCCTCAGAGCAGAGGGTGCAGCCCATCTGCTCGAGGCCGGCAGTCCGACCATGGGTATTCGGCTTCGCCTGGTGCCCACAAAACCGCCCGTCGTAAACGGCATCAACGGGGTGAGCCGGAAGGCCGAAGGAGAAGGCAATGCCTCCTACTACTACTCCATGACCCGCATGAACACGCAAGGCGATTTGGTCCTCAACGGGAAGGACATGAAGGTGACAGGGGTGAGTTGGATGGACCATGAATTCGGATCAAATCAGCTGCAGGAATACCAGGTGGGATGGGACTGGTTCAGTCTGCAATTGGAAAACAACACGGAACTCATGCTCTATCTTATCCGAGACAGGAGTGGAAAGCCAGACCCTTACTCCAGCGGGACACTCACCTTCCCGGACGGATCTTCACACCATCTCTCTCTGGAAGAGTTCGACGTCCGGGCCTTGGAAACATGGAAGAGCCGAAAAACAGGGGCCCGCTACCCCTCGGGGTGGAGAATCCGGGTCCCCCTGTGGAAGATCGATCTGACCGTGAGGCCCACCGTGCCTCATCAGGAACTCGACCCCCGGCAGTCCACCCGAATCCCCTACTGGGAGGGAAGCGTTCACGTTCGCGGCCGGTACGGGAAGAGTCCGGTTTCCGGGGTAGGATACGTGGAGCT